ttttgtgtctTGGTCTCTGCCTTACAACTTTGTTGTTCAAGTGCATAATTTATGTTCACAATCCAGGCACATTATATTCACAGAAGAATTCCAAGATTTCATATATATAAATGTGATGATAGCCTCCATATGCTATAGAAATGTGAAAGCTATTGATGTGCGATTGAAAGGTGAGATTGGCCTTGAAGAAAACTTTGAAATGGGATTACAGCTGGCAGCCTGTCCCCTCAACACCTCTTAGCTGATTATTACAAAGATTTACAACCTTACTTCCAACATGGATTTTTAAATTATcaatttattgtgcatttatttGAACTGATACTCTGTAAAATGTGATTATCTCTGATTTCTTAGTATTTAAATTTTGGTGTCAGCAATGTGAAATAAATCTCTATAatgatgtaattttttttacatGCTACGTTGGAGGCCTGTACTTGGTACTTTTTGTTGGATTGGTTACTACTATATCCAGTAGTCATACTAGAAACCTTTGTCAGAGCTCCTCATTGTTGAAAACCTGAGAACAGCAGCTGGCTGGGGCTTAAGAAACATCTAGACAAGAGACTAGTTTCAAATAATCTGATTTATTAGATATGCAATATTGGGGAGAAAATATTCTGTATTATAATTCCTGTAACTATGCAGAATTGGCTCTCTGCTGGGGATTCTGAGGAAAGCTGATTTTTGTCTGAGGGTGAGCTATAGGAAGTGTAAGAGGTAAAAAAGAGAATGGAAACAGAAAGGATCTGAAGAGAAGCAGGAGTGTTCTGTGCAGAGGACACAGGGGCTGGGTGAAAGCCAAGAGCTTTCCAAGGTAAGAGAAGCAGCATCACCACAGCCAGCCAATTTTTAAGAAATATCAAGTCTGAGACCTGCTCTGTTGTTCCACCTTTAAATTGTATTGTCCCATTTCTCATGTGTGCCCTACGTTAGACCCACCCCTCCTTGTAGCATAAACCCTAGGCTGCATCCAGCAAGCTTTGTAATTCAACATCACTTCTTTAGATATGAagatatgaatctgccttatactgaatcagatctttggtccatcaaagtcagtattatcttctcagattggcagcggctctttctccagggtctcaagctgaggtttttcacacctatttgcctggaccctgttttggagatgccggggattgaacctgggaccttctgcttcccaagcagatgctctaccactgagccaccatccttcccccaaCCTCCAGCCCCCAACCCCATAATCATTAGCACAGAGTTTGTTGGTccatcctctccccacccccgctccaCCAGAAGAACTGGTTAGATCCAACCTCCTATTAGTATTTTGCATTCTATTTGTGATGAGGAGGAAGTGCCTAAAGGGTCTGGGGAGCTGTTTCAAAGTTATTTTGCCTACTAATAATTCTCTCTTTGTTAGGATTTGAGGAAGACAGTGAGTTGGATGCAACACTACTTGACACCCCTACTCTGGGCTTCATTCACCAACCCAGGTCCCATCATTTCTTCCCTCATCTGGGGTTGATGGGAGAAACCAGGGCTACACTCTTTTCCATGGAAGGTGTATGTCACTGTATGGTGGGGGGAAGAAGTGAAAAAACAAAGCTCTTTCCATACCTGGCTGCTTCTAGACAACATCTGCATTTCCTGGATAATGCACACAAGATACAATCAGCCACAGAAGAAGCCCAGCTTCCAAAATATACTCAAGTGCCTGTAAGGGTCACATCACTATTGCGATAGGTAGTTTAcctttaagaagaaaggaaaccTCCCATACTGGCACTGTTATACAGAAGATATGGATGAAGGGATGACTCAATGCTCCCCTCCTATACATGGCTGATACAAATAGCCCTATGTCTAGCCTAAGCAGCAGCATTTTATCTACTGATTTGTTCACCATGTCACAGTTTCTTGGTTGGCCATTGCTATTCTGTCTAAAAAAAAGTCACAAATTTGCATCTTCCCTATCAGGTAGGAGTTAGCAACAGGTGTGTGTTTTTCAATGAACTCAGAAAACGACTGAACTAGAAGCAATAGCTTCAGTAATAAACTGGAAAAACCaaataaatacttttttaaaaaggaagtttaCATCCTTAGAAACCTTTCAACCATGTAATTGTAGATCTAAGCATATGGCTTTTGAAGCCCACTTCTTCCTTGTCTAGTTTGCTTGAAGACAATAAATCTTCAATCTCAAGACCTATTTGTCTGCCACTAAATAAATTTGATCAAGAAATACAATGAGGCTTGTTAACTTGCCCAGCTTTTCAAAAAAGGCATTTTCAGTAAGGATTGCTATGAACAGGGAGAGAGGCACGCAACCCACAAGGCTTAGAAATTTCTTCAAAACAACTGCCTACTTACTTGCTGGCATGATCACGTTTACACAGAGGCAGAAGTAACTTAATAATCAGTTTTCTGGCATCCCTTGAATTCACTCCAGCGCTGCTCTGTAGTTTTATGAGAGAAGAAAAGAATCTGGACACAGTTGTGAAACACAAATGCCTTTTATGTTTGAGATCAGACATTTAGACACAAGACTTTTTTTCAGAAGGTTTTTGCAACTACTGTTACATAAAGAGGCAAGGTCACAAAAACTGCTGACAGAGGCAACAGTGAACAGCACCAAGAATAATGGGAAAGCATGCATCAGTACAGCTGAACAGATCTCACTCTGAACATTAGTCCAATTGCATTGAAACTACTCCAGTCCTAAGCCtcatcctcctctccttcctcttcaAATTCACCTTGCTCATCAGCTGTGGCATCTTGATATTGCTGGTATTCGGAGACCAGGTCATTCATATTGCTCTCGGCCTCCGTGAACTCCATCTCATCCATGCCCTCGCCGGTGTACCAGTGCAAGAAGGCCTTGCGCCTGAACATGGccgtgaactgctctgagattctctTGAACAGCTCCTGGATGGCGGTGCTGTTGCCAATGAACGTGGCGGACATTTTGAGGCCCCGCGGTGGAATGTCACAGACGGCCGTCTTCACGTTGTTGGGGATCCATTCCACAAAGTAGCTGCTGTTTTTGTTCTGGACGTTGAGCATCTGCTCATCCACTTCCTTCATGGACATCCTGCCCCGGAAAATGGCGGCCACCGTAAGATAGCGGCCGTGGCGTGGGTCGCAGGCTGCCATCATGTTTTTGGAATCAAACATCTGCTGGGTGAGCTCTGGCACCGTCAGGGCACGGTATTGCTGGCTGCCACGGCTAGTGAGGGGAGCAAAGCCGGGCATGAAGAAGTGTAGGCGAGGGAAAGGGACCATGTTGACTGCCAGTTTACGAAGGTCAGCATTCAGTTGGCCAGGAAACCGGAGGCAGGTGGTCACCCCGCTCATGGTGGCAGAGACCAAATGGTTGAGATCCCCGTAGGTAGGAGTTGTCAGTTTCAGGGTGCGGAAGCAGATGTCATACAAGGCCTCGTTGTCGATGCAGTAGGTTTCATCTGTGTTCTCCACCAGCTGATGGACCGAAAGGGTGGCATTGTACGGCTCAACCACTGTGTCTGAAACCTTGGGAGACGGCATGACGCTGAACGTGTTCATGATGCGATCTGGGTACTCCTCCCTAATCTTGCTGATGAGAAGCGTTCCCATGCCGGATCCAGTGCCGCCACCCAGGGAATGGGTCAGCTGGAAGCCTTGCAGGCAGTCGCAGCTCTCAGACTCCTTCCTTACCACATCCAACACAGAGTCTACTAGCTCAGCTCCCTCTGTGTAGTGGCCCTTGGCCCAGTTGTTCCCAGCACCACTCTGGCCTAGAGCAAGGAGAAAAATGCAGGATCATCAGATGGTATTTCTCTTGCTTGAGTTCACGTACAGTAAACATCTTTTGAAGATAGAATTTTATGGTTCAGCTCACAGTCTGAAACCTTCTGAGATGATACTACACCGTATTAATACGGAATATGGCTTACAAACAGGAATGTAAGGATTCATGGAGAATGGGCCCATCAATGACTACTAACCATACTTAGGGATGGGAATTAACCAGGATAATGTAGTTTGGCTTGGGACATGCCCAATTTGCAAACCATGGAGTGTCATGGATTTTTAGCTGCCTTCCAAATCAGTCTGGTTTGTGAGGCAGTAGAATGCCCACTGTGTGTTAGAGACACTAAACTCCCCAGGGGTTTCTGGCTGTCTTCTACCTTccctccatgtttggtgaggattTGGTTTAAGGGGTCTGAgttactcccccaccccacccccaaaggtgccTCAGGAAAGTGCCTTCTGCAGAAATgactgtgagccagttcatgcccatctctaggcATGATGTCTAAAGGGGACCCTGACATTCAGAGGCAATTAACCAGACCAGTGGCAAGAAGCAACAGCAGGAGGAAGTCTCAGTCTCTGTATCAGTCCTCGACAGCAACTAGTTGGCAGCTATGCAAAATAGGATTAGATGAGCACTGGCcttatccagcagggcacttcttatAAACCTAAAACATGGTTTAGGTTGGGGAATTTCTAAAGCACAGCTTTCCACCTGGGATCGTTAACACAAGGGTTGATGTTTGCATGACGTTTATCAGGGTATTTCTGAAAGGCTTACAGTGTACCAACCATGCAAGTATAGACTTGGCCTTGGAATGATTTTGTGCCTCCTTGATTCCCTGATGGAGGTAGTTAGGATGAAAATAATGAATAAAACACAAATACTCCAGGGATGTTAGGGTGACATTGTGCAGCGCAGCCTCTTCCAGAAAGAAGATGCCCCTGCCCAATTGGAGAAACAGTCTTCAGCAAGTACCCCAGGGTGGGGACAGGTTGATTTCCTCTATAAAGATTCACCTGAAGTTCAAGGGGCTGTAGAAAAGCATATGCTAGTAAGGAGGAGGAGCACCTGGATTATGCTGACTGGGGTTGGGGGTTGCAAGTGAATAATGTTTTACCTAGTCTGAAGAACATGGGATATGCTACTCCTGACACCTCCCTCCCTCAAAGTAATCTAAAACcattctctagggcaggggtgtcaaactcatttgttatgagggccagatctggcataaatgagaccttgtcgggtcgggtcatgttgggctgggccttgtgtgtacctatttaagattagaaagcagagatataaactttataaaagacataaacacaactaatttttaaaaaaacccttaaaacatgcttaaaactttagcatttgttggtcttaaaggtgctttctttgtatttctcccatgggatccagggaactgggcaaaagaagttctggctctttccttctttccccaggggactaggagggaaaggagcctcagcaaatagaagggaggcttagctctgtagctccacgattgagagagcctggcaaaacaagttctgccttctccccccttcctccccaagggaggagcctcagcctatggagaaatagaggctttgctctgtagcttctgtgcgattgagcaagccttgcaaaacaagctgttatgcaaaaggaagcaagagagagagaaggaagcagatgacagccagtcacttgagggcctgatagaagtcctccaggggcctaatttggcccctgggctgcatgtttgacacccctgctctagggtctgAACATAAGCAAAATTCAGTCTTTACTTTTCTGGTTTAACCTGTGTTTGTTTCATGGCGAAAAGATCATCTTTCATGATGTTATCCATAAGGTACCTGATGACATACAAGTACAGGAATGGCTCACCCATGTCACTTCAGGATACATGCAAGAGCTGTTCCTTCAACTGCTACTCTGGACATGTTTATTCAAATCCAGCACAATTTTCTCCAGGCATCTTATCCCTATCCTAAAAGCTATACAAGAAACAAACTGAGAATTCTTATATAGACACCCATAATGTAGGCAATGAACACATCTGTTTTTTTCAGGACATGTCTGTTTATTCTGATTTGTGTGCAGGTGATGAGAAAAACTACAGGAGGTAAAAAGAAACAGATCGGAGAAGAGCTAGGCTCAGTTCTTAACGTTCAGTTGAAACAAAAGGTGTTGAACCCTTCAAAAATGGAAAATTACAAGGAACTGGAAACTGAGCAAATCTGAGCAAAACTATTGCCCCAGAAATAGTAAATAAAAAGCATGATGGGCAATTGAGACAGGCCCTGCTAAAATGAGGATCATATTTTAAAATCTGAGTTCTTATAAAAGGGTTTCAGTTCTGAAGGCATTCTGCTAAATAGCTACATTCCTCCAGGCACGCGATGAGAATGGTGTTCGCCAAATGACAACTGACTTGTTTAGAAACAGAAGGATAAAAATAATGGTAGACCTCAGCTAATAAACTTACCTTTCTTTGTTTCAAAGAACAGTCAACTTACCAGGTTAGAGTTGTCCCATGCATATGTTCATGCTTTGAATGCTTGTGATGGAAAACCATTGCTAACTTGATAGCTCTGGGACTTTgagcatcaggaggtccaataaAGGTATCACCTAACTTCATGTCCTATAAGACCACTTCCCTTAATAGAATGAATGCACCCAGCCcctcccaaaaccagaaccacaTTTTGTGTCAAactatttccccttccttccccgaTCCAACAAACTCAGAGCAACATGCATGGAATGATATACCCATAACCTCATGAAAGCACAAGCCCCACCCTGTGGCTACTTCAAGGTCCACGTGAAGATCTGAAAATAGGTTTCTCTGGTTAGGTCCAACACTGTATCTACTAgatcatgggtggccaaactgtggctcaggaaccacatgtggctctttcacacatattgtgtggctctcaaagtgccCACCACCCctatcagttggcttggagaaaacatttctctctttaaatcacttctccaagctaagccagctagTGACTTgcagaatgcacttaaagttaaagtcgctttctttccacctcttcctccccccatctatttgccttcctttcttccctcaaacatctgacattaatgtcttgcagctctcaaacatctgacacttattctatgtggctcttatgttaatcaagtttggctacccctgacagATCAAGCTGGTTGTCTCTCCAGACACTCAACCACAGTATTTAAGGGTCACTTTGTCATTGCACAACACCTAAACCAAAAAGTACATACCAAAGACAAAGTTGTCAGGTCTAAAGATCTGGCCAAAAGGTCCAGACCTGACTGAATCCATCGTGCCTGGCTCCAAATCCACCAGGATGGCACGGGGTACAAATTTGTTACCTGTGGAAAGAAACAAAAGCCAGCATCACAGTCCTGTTgtcagagaatttttttttaaaaaggagcaagGCAGCTCCTGTAGTCTTGGCAACCTCATTACTATTCACTGGAGACACTCAGCTACTCTCCAGACAGATAAAAGAAGGGGGAGGTGCTGATTTAAAGGGGACATGCTAATGAATCAAAGGGCCTGAATTTTAAGCAGGCAGGAGGGCTCTGTGAAGAATTTCCCACAACTCTTTAATGGGGCTGCCCTGTCAGCAATTCAGCATGCAATGATCTGAGGCTGTAACATCAAGCCCACTACTTTTTTGTTTTGCAGAATTTTATCTTCAGGGTTTTTAAACAAGTTACCAGTGGCTTCATTGTAGTAGACGTTGATCCTCTCTAGCTGAAGGTCACTGTCTCCGTGGTAGCTGCCGGTAGGGTCAATGCCGTGCTCGTCGCTGATGACCTCCCAGAACTGGAATGGGATTATGGAGAGCTATAACAACTGCTGCTGAAATGCCAAAGAAGCCCACCCAACACATGCTGCGGATAGCACGCCTCGTCTAAATTTTGCTATCTGTGCAGCAGGCTTCCCCAAAGAAAGCTGCAATTCAAACCACAGGCACCTTTCCTCACGGCTCTGCTGAACTAGGGGGCTCTCTTCgaacaaagaaatggcaaagggGGAACAATAGAAAGACATGGTTGGCGATAGGCAGCTCCCCATTCTCATCTGCACACTAATCAATAGAGATGTTCAGCACTTAAATATCAGACCATCAGGCTAAAAATATTTTCTGAACACTTGCGCACCACTAGAGCTGAGACAGCCGCGGAGCTGCATCTTTCCCATGGTAACACCCAGTtgcagggagggaagaagaaatggCAACTGGAGTGTTTAAATGCCCTTAATCTCCACACTAGTGGGATCAGCAAGGTCTTCTTCCTCCTGGCCCCCTCTCTCAATCACAAGACTGGATGAGAACCATCATTTTCTTAGCAAAGCAACGGGAGAAGCCTGCTTTTCCACCACCCAATTAGTGCCAAGAGGGTATTTTAGACCTCCAAGAAAGAAACCCTCATTTTAATGTGAGCCAAGATCATCTCTTGAGAGGTCTGGAACATTTTCAGAACAGAAGATTGCCCGAGATAAGGGTCCTGGGCTACTTTTGCACAAAATGCACGGTAGTAGAAGACTGAAAGAGCAGCTCCATTCGCTTGGGAGGAGAGGGCTAGCAACTGGAGACAGCAGGGTGCCTCCCAAAGACATCTTGGAAAAGGCAATTCTCCTACAATAGCTGGATCCTCAAGGCTATAATTGCCATCCCTTTCTAAAGCAAACACCCCTCACCACTCTTCTACACCAAAGCCTCCAGAAGACTAACTTATATAATAAACCCTTTGATTTAAACGTTGCTTAACATTGTCTGGTATAGGCTGACAAAAGATCATTACACGCCTTAGCCCCAATACGGGCTGCTACCCTACagcaagaggctaaaaaaccctcgAGAAATGAAATGTAGCAAGAAGCAGCCACCGTACACAATACAGTTACAGTATTTCTTAATGTTGTAAGAGGACTGGAAGACCACTTACTAACATTATCCGGAAAGCCATGGGAACCTCATACATGCAAATATCTTAAAGTTGAAAACAATAGCAGCAAATAGATTTATTTGCAGGCTTGGTGCACCTATAGAAAACTCTCTCCCTCTGTAGCAGAACATGCAGGAGGGCGTGGTCGGGACTTaagagcaacccccccccccctactttgtCTAGGCGAGGCAGT
Above is a window of Heteronotia binoei isolate CCM8104 ecotype False Entrance Well chromosome 7, APGP_CSIRO_Hbin_v1, whole genome shotgun sequence DNA encoding:
- the LOC132575406 gene encoding tubulin beta-2 chain — translated: MREIVHIQAGQCGNQIGAKFWEVISDEHGIDPTGSYHGDSDLQLERINVYYNEATGNKFVPRAILVDLEPGTMDSVRSGPFGQIFRPDNFVFGQSGAGNNWAKGHYTEGAELVDSVLDVVRKESESCDCLQGFQLTHSLGGGTGSGMGTLLISKIREEYPDRIMNTFSVMPSPKVSDTVVEPYNATLSVHQLVENTDETYCIDNEALYDICFRTLKLTTPTYGDLNHLVSATMSGVTTCLRFPGQLNADLRKLAVNMVPFPRLHFFMPGFAPLTSRGSQQYRALTVPELTQQMFDSKNMMAACDPRHGRYLTVAAIFRGRMSMKEVDEQMLNVQNKNSSYFVEWIPNNVKTAVCDIPPRGLKMSATFIGNSTAIQELFKRISEQFTAMFRRKAFLHWYTGEGMDEMEFTEAESNMNDLVSEYQQYQDATADEQGEFEEEGEEDEA